Genomic segment of Malus domestica chromosome 15, GDT2T_hap1:
AGGTGATTTGGATGTGGACACATTTTGGTTCTCTAGCTGGTTCTTACCGTTAATATACAGACACAAAAGGAACACATAAAAACACACGAAACCCCATGTTATTTTAAAAAGTGTACTTGTTTCGGAGTAAAAACAGGTAAACTTACATCTACATGACCTTGTTCTTCATATAGGGACATAAAACCAGATAACCTGATACTGGATAAAAATGGCCATTTGAAGCTTTCAGATTTTGGCTTGTGTAAACCTCTGGATGATAAGCATTCGACATTGTTGCTGGAAAATGATGATTTGACCTCCCAGGAATCCATATCTGAAACTGAAGGACAATCTGGTTGTGATAAGGTTCCTTGGCTGATGCCAAAAGAACAGTTACAACAATGGAAACGAAATCGCCGTGCCTTGGTAATTTAAtcccattttcttttcaattcttcttgaataactcatccaaaatattaaattaagtatGCTGACATATCAACCAGTGATGCACTTTTTTACCCAGATTATTTGAAATTTATAACTTATTCACTTCCTAGTTATTGAGTGattaatttgtaattgttctgaGTTACTAAAAACATCCATCTTGTTTAGGCTTATTCAACCGTTGGAACTCTTGACTATATGGCACCTGAGGTGTTGCTCAAAAAAGGATATGGAATAGAGTGTGATTGGTGGTCCCTAGGGGCAATCATGTATGAGATGCTTGTAGGCTATCCTCCCTTCTACTCTGATGACCCAAGGATCACATGCCGCAAGGTAATATCATGATTGTATTTCTTAGATATTTGGAACAATCCTATATAATTGCAGAGTTAGACAACATTACTGTTTTCTGTAGATAATCAATTGGAGGACATACCTGAAATTCCCAGACGAACCCAAAATCTCAGAAGAAGCAAAGGATCTGATCTGTCACTTGTTATGTGATGTTGAGTCAAGGCTTGGGACTCATGGAGCAGAAGAAATTAAGGTAAGTTACCAGGTTTCAAAGAACTAATGATGTTCTGTATGAGTATCACATGAAATTTGAAGGAACTACTGTTTTTGAAATAGCTGCTATAATGTAGAAATTAAACCTGAAAGTAATCACCTGGTGGGGTGTGCTGAAATAGTTATGGTACTATACATAAGTATAGAAAGGCAATGGATTGTTCTTAAATTATTTTACTCATGAATTTTAATGTTGTAATATATTCTTGTTTGATATTTGTTCACTTATAAAGCTAATGTTTCTCAGGCCCATCCATGGTTCAGATCTATTCAGTGGGACAGGCTGTATGAAGGCGAAGCTGCATATAAACCCAGAGTCATTGGAGACTTGGACACTCAGAATTTTGAGAAGTTTCCTGAAGTGAGTTCACTGATATTGATTTGGAATCTTAACCTTTAGTGGGacaaaatttaaacttttttaggatgaacggatgaagATATAGATATGCCTGATATTCTTTGCACATTTGCATTTCCTTAATAGGCCTGGCACTATCTTTTGGGTCCATGTCTTTAAGCATATTTTTGTTGAATCAAAACCAAATATTGTTGATAGTAGTTGCCACCCTATTGTTAACTTCCATCCCTCTTTTTGGCCCCATTATAGGTAGAGGGACCGCCATCTACAATGCCAACAGTGGGACCTTGGCGGAAGGTAAACTTCATATTCCCTATTCATACTCTATTTTTGGAACCAAGATGCTGAAATCTCTGTTATGctctttcaattttgttttcccTTTAAGCAAAGCATTTTCTTCACATGTCCAATAGCATCCCCCGTTACCCCTGCCAGCACGCTACAAAGCATTTTGTGAAAGGGAATTGTTTTAGTTCCCTATGCTAATCAGTGCTGTATCAGTGAAGCCTTACCTGATTTAGCTTGTTTGGCATTGCAGATGTTAACATCAAAAGATACCAATTTCATTGGATACACCTTTAAGAAATCCGATGTCCTTAAATCGCTTGAAAGTTCAGGTCTGCTTCTGACATGAGAAAATGAATCATATTTTATGGAGATGTCACATTATTCTCTGTACCTCTTTCAAAATTTATGCCTAGTCTTATAATTGGGCCATACATTGTAGGTACAGATATGAGATCAAATGGATCTTCAAAGTCCCCTTCTCTGATTTCCTTGTTAGGTACGGTTTTCTTGCAGTTACATCTTTTATCTCAACTCTCAGTGTATAGGCATAGAGTTATAGCATCATTATGTATAGACAGTTTCATCTGTTATCCAATAATTCAAGACTCCGGCATCcgaaaattataatttttaagttCCTGGAACACAACCGCTGGCTTAATTGTAAGCTTCGTGCAATTGCAGGTAGAATTGACCTGCAAGACACTGTGATACCGGAGGGCGATCCAAAGCAGGAAATCTAAATTTTGTACTGCACCGCGTGTACTTATTTTTCTTCATGCACGTAATCTGCAACAGAAGGCGTCGTTACTATTCAAGATTAGATTCGGCAACGTGCTTACACGAAGACATGAATAACAAGGTCAGCTCAAAGTTGATATGATCTTGGGTGCTATTTCTTTTATGACACCACCCCAAATACGCCTTTGATGTGTAACTGTTGTAAAATCCATCACTCTTAAGCTAAACATTTATTCCCGCTCCCCCTATTTTTCGGAGATCTGTTGTTTTAACATATAGAGATCCCCCTTTGGTACAAACTATCATTGTACATTAACAGGTTAATTCAGTTTTGTCTATCAGAATGGATACATGTTTGAACTTTGTATCACATTAGCAAGTTGTACGGATGCTGTGGCAAATTGAATTTGATACCAACGATACATTATTTTGATCGGTGCGATGTTCTAACTGAGGGAGGAGGATTTGAACTTAGAATGTAAGGTGGGCAGGCACATTGTTCTGTTCAATTGGCCTTTGCTCACATTACGCCTCcatttgttgttgacaaagtggATAAGAGGACAAAAAATGAACTTATTTTGGGgtaatgaggatcctctccggatcctcaaattgtgttcgttcatcgtacatggtgcggtcataaatcatttaaaatatttttatttaaaattaaatatgaataatacttaacgaaaactgatcgcatgat
This window contains:
- the LOC114821550 gene encoding uncharacterized protein: MDGGDGTMRLGALNLKPDRVGGFESGPDVSVSSPVTRQKAVAAKQFIENHYKNYLQGLQDRKERRRALQRKVQEDQIPSEEQEEMMRNLERRETEYMRMQRRKIGIDDFEQLTVIGKGAFGEVRLCRAKGTGEIYAMKKLKKSEMLSRGQVEHVRSERNLLAEVDSRCIVKLHYSFQDSDFLYLIMEYLPGGDIMTLLMREDTLSEDVARFYMAESILAIHSIHQHNYIHRDIKPDNLILDKNGHLKLSDFGLCKPLDDKHSTLLLENDDLTSQESISETEGQSGCDKVPWLMPKEQLQQWKRNRRALAYSTVGTLDYMAPEVLLKKGYGIECDWWSLGAIMYEMLVGYPPFYSDDPRITCRKIINWRTYLKFPDEPKISEEAKDLICHLLCDVESRLGTHGAEEIKAHPWFRSIQWDRLYEGEAAYKPRVIGDLDTQNFEKFPEVEGPPSTMPTVGPWRKMLTSKDTNFIGYTFKKSDVLKSLESSGTDMRSNGSSKSPSLISLLGRIDLQDTVIPEGDPKQEI